The proteins below come from a single Oerskovia jenensis genomic window:
- a CDS encoding glutamate ABC transporter substrate-binding protein: MRTRTRTGGLVALAATAALALSACGGSDDGGGSTDGSSASAGGEKITIGIKFDQPGLGFKEGDTYTGFDTDVARYVAEKLGYSEDQIEWKEAPSAQRETLLSTDQVDMIFATYSITDKRKETVAFAGPYFVAGQDLLVAEDNTDIKGPEDLEGKNLCSVTGSTSAQRIKDEYAAGVQLLEQPGYAECVTALLSGQVDAVTTDDIILAGLAAQPANKGKVKVVGAPFSTELYGVGIPQSSDKCEDINAAITEMIEDGSWEEAITANTEGTGYTPNASENPPTPDACA; this comes from the coding sequence ATGCGCACACGCACCCGTACCGGAGGACTCGTCGCGCTCGCCGCGACCGCCGCACTCGCCCTGAGCGCGTGCGGGGGCAGCGACGACGGCGGCGGATCGACCGACGGCTCGTCCGCGAGCGCCGGCGGAGAGAAGATCACGATCGGCATCAAGTTCGACCAGCCCGGCCTCGGCTTCAAGGAGGGCGACACCTACACGGGGTTCGACACCGACGTCGCCCGCTACGTCGCCGAGAAGCTCGGCTACTCCGAGGACCAGATCGAGTGGAAGGAAGCGCCGTCGGCCCAGCGCGAGACGCTCCTGAGCACCGACCAGGTCGACATGATCTTCGCGACCTACTCGATCACCGACAAGCGCAAGGAGACCGTCGCGTTCGCCGGTCCGTACTTCGTCGCCGGGCAGGACCTGCTCGTCGCCGAGGACAACACCGACATCAAGGGACCCGAGGACCTCGAGGGCAAGAACCTGTGCTCGGTCACGGGCTCGACCTCGGCCCAGCGCATCAAGGACGAGTACGCCGCGGGCGTCCAGCTCCTCGAGCAGCCGGGCTACGCAGAGTGTGTCACGGCCCTGCTCTCGGGCCAGGTCGACGCGGTCACCACCGACGACATCATCCTGGCCGGCCTCGCGGCCCAGCCCGCGAACAAGGGCAAGGTCAAGGTCGTCGGTGCACCGTTCTCGACCGAGCTCTACGGCGTCGGGATCCCGCAGAGCAGCGACAAGTGCGAGGACATCAACGCCGCGATCACCGAGATGATCGAGGACGGCTCCTGGGAGGAGGCCATCACGGCCAACACCGAGGGCACGGGCTACACGCCCAACGCCTCGGAGAACCCGCCGACGCCGGACGCCTGCGCCTGA
- a CDS encoding YbjN domain-containing protein yields the protein MRFFGGRRGHQAGDESGDQSRQDAPDESAWSEADGRSDSSLDDAALHASVESLLLRELGGTMIADIEHDKIPTPLHRARVLEWIADAGYSYFVDAEGDAGGLWHGRLFYFLLFGSRHEILQVRGQWNRDITIERLEEILEFCNEWNADRIWPKAYTRVRDNGMVHVFTEVTVDLEHGVNDDQLDQLLQCGLSTGSMFFDALDEFYPDPARSAP from the coding sequence ATGAGGTTCTTCGGCGGCAGACGGGGACACCAGGCAGGAGACGAGTCGGGCGACCAGAGCAGGCAGGACGCTCCGGACGAGAGCGCCTGGAGCGAGGCGGACGGTCGCTCGGACTCCTCGCTCGACGACGCCGCGCTGCACGCCTCGGTCGAGAGCCTGCTGCTCCGCGAGCTCGGCGGCACCATGATCGCCGACATCGAGCACGACAAGATCCCCACCCCGTTGCACCGCGCACGCGTCCTGGAGTGGATCGCCGACGCCGGGTACAGCTACTTCGTCGACGCCGAGGGTGATGCCGGCGGGCTGTGGCACGGGCGGCTCTTCTACTTCCTGCTGTTCGGCTCCCGGCACGAGATCCTGCAGGTCCGGGGCCAGTGGAACCGGGACATCACGATCGAGCGGCTCGAGGAGATCCTCGAGTTCTGCAACGAGTGGAACGCCGACCGCATCTGGCCCAAGGCCTACACGCGTGTGCGCGACAACGGCATGGTCCACGTGTTCACGGAGGTCACGGTCGACCTCGAGCACGGCGTGAACGACGACCAGCTCGACCAGCTCCTGCAGTGCGGGCTGTCCACCGGATCGATGTTCTTCGACGCCCTCGACGAGTTCTACCCGGACCCCGCGAGGTCGGCACCGTGA
- the miaB gene encoding tRNA (N6-isopentenyl adenosine(37)-C2)-methylthiotransferase MiaB, with the protein MVRTLGCQMNVHDSEHMAGMLEQAGYTRAEAADEAAHRADVVVINTCAVRENAATRLYGNLGQLASIKAKRPGMQIAVGGCLAQKDRSGIVEKAPWVDVVFGTHNLDALPVLLERARHNEAAQVEIAESLQVFPSTLPTKRESVYAGWVSISVGCNNTCTFCIVPHLRGKERDRRPGQVLAEVQALVDQGAIEVTLLGQNVNSYGVEFGDRGAFAKLLRACGEIEGLERVRFTSPHPAAFTDDVIAAMAETPNVMPQLHMPLQAGSDRVLRAMRRSYRSEKFLGILDRVRAAMPDASITTDLIVGFPGETEEDFAETLRVVEASRFSSAFTFQYSQRPGTPAASLPDQLSKEVVQERYERLQALQDRVSAEESARQVGRTVEVLVTEGSGRKDGATHRLTGRAADNRLVHLAVPDEVVALMAGRSDADVTADDPRLADDLDPRLPRPGDMVTVEVTRSAPYHLVADSVLDGGAYAVRRTRSGDAWVAREKTRLDGGDDHGHSHGAPATGGPVSLGLPSLRRP; encoded by the coding sequence ATGGTGCGCACGCTCGGCTGCCAGATGAACGTCCACGACTCCGAGCACATGGCGGGCATGCTCGAGCAGGCCGGGTACACGCGGGCCGAGGCGGCGGACGAGGCCGCGCACCGTGCCGACGTCGTGGTCATCAACACGTGCGCCGTCCGGGAGAACGCTGCCACGCGCCTGTACGGGAACCTCGGCCAGCTCGCGTCGATCAAGGCCAAGCGCCCGGGCATGCAGATCGCGGTCGGTGGCTGCCTCGCGCAGAAGGACCGCTCGGGCATCGTCGAGAAGGCACCGTGGGTCGACGTCGTGTTCGGCACGCACAACCTGGACGCGCTGCCCGTGCTCCTCGAGCGCGCCCGGCACAACGAGGCCGCACAGGTCGAGATCGCCGAGTCGCTCCAGGTCTTCCCGTCGACCCTGCCGACCAAGCGCGAGTCCGTGTACGCGGGCTGGGTGTCGATCAGCGTGGGCTGCAACAACACGTGCACGTTCTGCATCGTGCCGCACCTGCGCGGCAAGGAGCGCGACCGGCGACCGGGCCAGGTCCTCGCCGAGGTCCAGGCGCTCGTCGACCAGGGCGCGATCGAGGTGACCCTGCTCGGGCAGAACGTCAACAGCTACGGCGTCGAGTTCGGTGACCGCGGCGCGTTCGCCAAGCTCCTGCGCGCGTGCGGTGAGATCGAGGGGCTCGAGCGTGTGCGCTTCACGTCCCCGCACCCGGCCGCCTTCACCGACGACGTGATCGCCGCCATGGCCGAGACGCCCAACGTCATGCCCCAGCTCCACATGCCGCTCCAGGCCGGGTCGGACCGCGTCCTGCGGGCCATGCGACGCTCCTACCGCTCGGAGAAGTTCCTCGGGATCCTCGACCGGGTGCGGGCGGCCATGCCCGACGCGTCGATCACCACGGACCTCATCGTGGGCTTCCCCGGGGAGACCGAGGAGGACTTCGCGGAGACGCTGCGGGTCGTCGAGGCCTCGCGCTTCTCCTCGGCCTTCACGTTCCAGTACTCGCAGCGCCCGGGGACCCCCGCGGCCTCGCTTCCCGACCAGCTGTCCAAGGAGGTCGTCCAGGAGCGCTACGAGCGTCTCCAGGCGCTCCAGGACCGCGTGAGCGCGGAGGAGTCGGCTCGGCAGGTCGGCCGCACGGTCGAGGTCCTCGTGACCGAGGGCTCGGGCCGCAAGGACGGCGCGACGCACCGCCTGACGGGCCGCGCCGCGGACAACCGCCTGGTCCACCTCGCGGTGCCGGACGAGGTCGTCGCGCTCATGGCCGGGCGCTCCGACGCCGACGTCACGGCCGACGACCCGCGCCTCGCCGACGACCTGGACCCGCGGCTGCCCCGCCCCGGCGACATGGTCACGGTCGAGGTCACCCGCTCCGCGCCGTACCACCTCGTCGCGGACTCGGTGCTCGACGGCGGCGCCTACGCGGTGCGCCGCACGCGCTCGGGCGACGCCTGGGTCGCGCGCGAGAAGACGCGTCTGGACGGCGGCGACGACCACGGCCACTCGCACGGTGCACCCGCGACGGGTGGACCCGTGAGCCTCGGGCTGCCGAGCCTGCGCCGCCCCTGA
- a CDS encoding DJ-1/PfpI family protein has protein sequence MSPPLRVVALLFPGCTQLDLTGPAQVFARFPGAQVDLAWRDTEPVATDCGWSIVPTTTLADAPPADVLFVPGGDGTFELLGDEDVLAFLRRQAAGARWVTSVCTGSFLLAAAGLLDGYRATTHWASLPLLAELGALPVAERVVVDRDRMTGAGITSGIDFALVLAAEELGEDVARRLQLMLEYDPQPPFDAGSPATADPAEVAAIRAAMRDARLGRVQRAAARRVT, from the coding sequence GTGAGCCCACCTCTGCGCGTCGTCGCCCTGCTCTTCCCCGGCTGCACCCAGCTCGACCTGACGGGTCCCGCCCAGGTCTTCGCGCGCTTCCCCGGCGCGCAGGTGGACCTGGCGTGGCGCGACACCGAGCCGGTCGCCACGGACTGCGGATGGTCGATCGTCCCGACCACGACGCTCGCCGACGCACCCCCGGCCGACGTGCTCTTCGTGCCCGGTGGGGACGGGACGTTCGAGCTGCTCGGGGACGAGGACGTGCTCGCGTTCCTGCGCCGGCAGGCGGCCGGTGCCCGGTGGGTGACCTCGGTGTGCACCGGGTCGTTCCTGCTGGCCGCCGCCGGTCTGCTCGACGGCTACCGGGCCACGACCCACTGGGCGTCCTTGCCGCTGCTCGCAGAGCTCGGAGCGCTCCCGGTCGCCGAACGGGTCGTCGTCGACCGGGACCGCATGACGGGGGCCGGGATCACGTCCGGGATCGACTTCGCCCTGGTCCTCGCGGCCGAGGAGCTCGGTGAGGACGTCGCCCGCCGACTGCAGCTCATGCTGGAGTACGACCCGCAGCCGCCGTTCGACGCGGGGTCGCCCGCCACGGCCGATCCCGCCGAGGTGGCCGCGATCCGTGCCGCGATGCGGGACGCACGGCTGGGACGTGTGCAGCGTGCGGCAGCGCGCCGGGTGACCTGA
- a CDS encoding class I SAM-dependent methyltransferase — translation MTPPDLPPDLTPDATPDSSPDHYFTARPASAEERRELTVRLAGREVTVEVASGIFSPGRLDLGTQVLLRSVPPLPPVTSGPDGAAHLLDLGCGWGPVALTMALGSPGATVWAVDVNERALDLVRRNAARLELENVRAARPEDVPDDVRFAAIWSNPPIRVGKDVLHDMLLHWLPRLEPGTEAHLVVQRNLGADSLMAWLNEHLDDDLTVSKLASAKGFRVLEVARAG, via the coding sequence TCCCCCGACCACTACTTCACGGCACGGCCCGCCTCCGCCGAGGAGCGCCGGGAGCTCACGGTCCGGCTCGCGGGCCGCGAGGTCACGGTCGAGGTCGCGTCGGGCATCTTCTCCCCCGGTCGCCTGGACCTCGGCACGCAGGTCCTCCTGCGCTCGGTCCCGCCCCTCCCGCCCGTGACGTCCGGGCCCGACGGCGCCGCGCACCTCCTGGACCTCGGCTGCGGCTGGGGTCCGGTCGCCCTGACCATGGCGCTCGGGTCGCCCGGCGCGACCGTGTGGGCCGTGGACGTCAACGAGCGCGCGCTCGACCTGGTGCGGCGCAACGCCGCACGACTGGAGCTGGAGAACGTCCGCGCGGCGCGCCCCGAGGACGTCCCGGACGACGTCCGGTTCGCCGCGATCTGGTCCAACCCGCCCATCCGGGTCGGCAAGGACGTGCTGCACGACATGCTGCTGCACTGGTTGCCGCGCCTGGAGCCCGGCACCGAGGCCCACCTCGTGGTGCAGCGCAACCTGGGCGCGGACTCGCTCATGGCCTGGCTGAACGAGCACCTCGACGACGACCTGACGGTCAGCAAGCTCGCGAGCGCCAAGGGGTTCCGCGTGCTCGAGGTCGCGCGCGCGGGCTGA
- a CDS encoding YbjN domain-containing protein produces MSPAPRTSWLARLFGNHRPKPVEDVPVDVELPSPLSTRRIGDYLSRRGYHFRIDDDGDVTGTWDGNRFWFLLLGDHQEIVQVRGRWSTTVPVAGRLALLQAVNDWNRERIWPKVYVREESQGLAVYAEVSVDLEQGVTDDQLGQIVSCGLGTAVQLFSTIGGQLPPT; encoded by the coding sequence GTGAGCCCCGCCCCCCGGACGAGCTGGCTCGCGCGCCTGTTCGGCAACCACCGGCCCAAGCCCGTCGAGGACGTCCCCGTCGACGTCGAGCTCCCGTCGCCGCTCTCGACCCGGCGCATCGGCGACTACCTCTCGCGGCGGGGCTACCACTTCCGCATCGACGACGACGGCGACGTCACGGGCACCTGGGACGGGAACCGGTTCTGGTTCCTGCTCCTGGGCGACCACCAGGAGATCGTGCAGGTCCGCGGGCGCTGGTCGACGACCGTGCCCGTCGCGGGCCGGCTCGCGCTCCTGCAGGCGGTCAACGACTGGAACCGTGAACGCATCTGGCCCAAGGTCTACGTCCGCGAGGAGAGCCAGGGGCTCGCCGTGTACGCCGAGGTGTCGGTCGACCTCGAGCAGGGCGTGACCGACGACCAGCTCGGCCAGATCGTGTCGTGCGGGCTGGGCACGGCCGTGCAGCTCTTCAGCACGATCGGTGGGCAGCTCCCGCCCACCTGA
- a CDS encoding YbjN domain-containing protein, translated as MSYFTKPGDTLQAPNAPLTRDRIEAFLAGKGWTYGIDDDGDLGGGWDGNVFYFFVMGSKDEILQVRGRWHRTLSTSDEAQVTRVANEFNQSRIWPKVYTRVEGEHVAVYTEVSTDLEHGVADDQLGQLIECGLYSGLQFFEQLGARFPDPDAGAAGTNVFVEDLPL; from the coding sequence ATGAGCTACTTCACCAAGCCCGGCGACACCCTCCAGGCCCCCAACGCCCCGCTGACGCGTGACCGGATCGAGGCCTTCCTGGCGGGCAAGGGGTGGACCTACGGGATCGACGACGACGGCGACCTCGGCGGCGGGTGGGACGGGAACGTCTTCTACTTCTTCGTGATGGGGAGCAAGGACGAGATCCTGCAGGTCCGCGGACGGTGGCACCGCACGCTGAGCACCTCCGACGAGGCCCAGGTGACCCGGGTCGCCAACGAGTTCAACCAGAGCAGGATCTGGCCCAAGGTGTACACGCGCGTCGAGGGCGAGCACGTGGCCGTCTACACCGAGGTGTCGACGGACCTGGAGCACGGGGTGGCGGACGACCAGCTCGGCCAGCTGATCGAGTGCGGGCTGTACTCGGGGCTGCAGTTCTTCGAGCAGCTCGGCGCACGCTTCCCCGACCCGGACGCCGGCGCGGCCGGCACGAACGTCTTCGTCGAGGACCTGCCGCTGTGA
- a CDS encoding amino acid ABC transporter ATP-binding protein gives MDAQPTTPSDAHDASPTAPSPPPDAPSRDDELGPPLVELHGVNKHFGDLHVLQDIDLTVRRGEVLVVIGPSGSGKSTLCRAINRLETIDSGTIVIDGEPLPEEGKELARLRADVGMVFQSFNLFAHKTILDNVTLGPLKVRRTKPAEAKKEALALLDRVGIGNQADKMPAQLSGGQQQRVAIARALAMHPKVMLFDEPTSALDPEMINEVLDVMVALAKEGMTMIVVTHEMGFARKAAHRVVFMADGQIVEEAPPEEFFTNPKSHRAQDFLSKILTH, from the coding sequence ATGGACGCGCAACCCACCACCCCGAGCGACGCTCACGACGCGTCGCCCACCGCACCCTCGCCACCACCCGACGCGCCCTCGCGTGACGACGAGCTCGGACCTCCGCTCGTCGAGCTCCACGGGGTCAACAAGCACTTCGGGGACCTCCACGTCCTGCAGGACATCGACCTCACGGTCCGGCGCGGCGAGGTGCTCGTCGTGATCGGCCCCTCGGGCTCGGGGAAGTCCACGCTGTGCCGTGCCATCAACCGGCTCGAGACCATCGACTCCGGCACGATCGTGATCGACGGCGAGCCGTTGCCGGAGGAGGGCAAGGAGCTCGCCCGGCTGCGCGCGGACGTCGGCATGGTGTTCCAGTCCTTCAACCTCTTCGCCCACAAGACCATCCTCGACAACGTCACGCTCGGCCCCCTCAAGGTCCGCAGGACGAAGCCCGCGGAGGCCAAGAAGGAGGCTCTGGCCCTGCTCGACCGCGTCGGGATCGGGAACCAGGCCGACAAGATGCCGGCCCAGCTCTCGGGCGGGCAGCAGCAACGCGTCGCCATCGCCCGGGCGCTGGCCATGCACCCCAAGGTCATGCTCTTCGACGAACCGACCTCGGCGCTCGACCCGGAGATGATCAACGAGGTCCTCGACGTCATGGTCGCCCTCGCCAAGGAGGGCATGACCATGATCGTCGTGACGCACGAGATGGGCTTCGCCCGCAAGGCGGCCCACCGCGTGGTCTTCATGGCCGACGGCCAGATCGTCGAGGAGGCCCCGCCCGAGGAGTTCTTCACGAACCCGAAGAGCCACCGCGCCCAGGACTTCCTGTCCAAGATCCTGACCCACTGA
- the miaA gene encoding tRNA (adenosine(37)-N6)-dimethylallyltransferase MiaA, which translates to MLIVAVVGPTATGKSDLALDLAQALAPAEIVNADAYQLYRGMDVGTAKVPVAERRGIVHHELDVLDPADDASVADYQTAARADLDAISSRGGRPVVVGGSGLYVRALLDEMNFPGTDPDVRARLEERAEREGTRALHAELARRDPAAATSIGPANTRRVVRALEVIAITGEPFTANLPRQEYVRPAVQIGLDCDRETLDARVAGRVERMWEHGLLDEVRALAPSLGRTAARAVGYAEVLAHLRGEITADEAREQITANTRRLARKQMGWFGRDPRVHWLDAQSPTLLTDALEIVRAADEGTLDARTDDRPTRRSLGS; encoded by the coding sequence ATGCTCATCGTCGCCGTCGTCGGCCCCACCGCGACCGGGAAGTCGGACCTCGCCCTCGACCTCGCACAGGCCCTCGCCCCTGCCGAGATCGTCAACGCCGACGCCTACCAGCTCTACCGCGGCATGGACGTGGGGACCGCCAAGGTGCCGGTCGCCGAGCGCCGAGGCATCGTCCACCACGAGCTCGACGTGCTCGACCCCGCCGACGACGCGTCGGTCGCCGACTACCAGACCGCGGCGCGCGCCGACCTCGACGCGATCTCGTCCCGTGGCGGGCGGCCGGTCGTGGTGGGGGGCTCGGGGCTCTACGTGCGTGCGCTGCTCGACGAGATGAACTTCCCCGGCACGGACCCGGACGTCCGCGCCCGCCTCGAGGAGCGCGCCGAGCGCGAGGGGACCAGGGCGCTGCACGCCGAGCTCGCCCGGCGCGACCCCGCGGCGGCCACGTCGATCGGTCCCGCGAACACCCGGCGCGTCGTCCGGGCGCTCGAGGTCATCGCGATCACGGGCGAACCCTTCACCGCGAACCTGCCGCGCCAGGAGTACGTGCGCCCGGCCGTGCAGATCGGCCTCGACTGCGACCGGGAGACGCTCGACGCGCGCGTCGCGGGCCGCGTCGAGCGGATGTGGGAGCACGGGCTCCTCGACGAGGTCCGCGCGCTCGCGCCGAGCCTCGGACGGACCGCGGCGCGAGCGGTCGGGTACGCCGAGGTCCTGGCGCACCTGCGCGGGGAGATCACGGCCGACGAGGCACGCGAGCAGATCACCGCCAACACGCGCCGCCTGGCCCGCAAGCAGATGGGCTGGTTCGGCCGCGACCCGCGCGTCCACTGGCTCGACGCACAGTCGCCGACGCTCCTGACCGACGCGCTCGAGATCGTCCGGGCGGCGGACGAGGGCACCCTGGACGCGCGCACCGACGACCGTCCGACGCGCCGTAGTCTGGGCTCATGA
- a CDS encoding ATP-binding protein — protein sequence MTSTFQVDLHGVVDLLARHLYSSPRVYLRELLQNGVDAITARRDVAGEDAPAAIRLRPLPDGSLEVTDTGIGLTLAEAGDLLATIGRSSKRDVELGTGREEFLGQFGIGLLSAFMVADEIELTSRSARLLPDGAAPAPVRWRGFADGSYELTEVAGDDPTVPAEPGSVVRLRPRRDMEHWLAPETVTALAQDFGSLLPVDLQVEVRLDLGTTDEVHGAGGGGTADHAVDGSLAAAVGETSPTVWRRLSGKELPWREQHATPAERDAALTRYAEQTLGFTPLARIDLDLPLAGLTGVAYVLPAAVSPTTPSSHRVYLKRMLLGTRVDDLLPPWAFFVRCVLDASALRPTASREGLYEDEVLLATREALGAQVREWALATLAENSPASRAFLRVHHLAVRALALQDDDMLDLAARVLPFETTEGTGTLTDLAATLPEGARLLWTPSVEEFRRVAPVAAAQGLGLVNGGYVYDADLLERVSRRFPQWRLSPVTAHDVSQALLEVDPLRELEVADAVRAVDGALAPQDCEAIVRAFEPSALPAMLLHDRDGDHQREAQVTAEAADDVWGQVLAGLAGPARSRQLVLNDTNETVRSLLATTDPQVLEAGAQSLYVTALLLSGRPLRASEATLMNGSLGVLLDRALRPGTTPLEENR from the coding sequence GTGACGAGCACGTTCCAGGTCGACCTGCACGGCGTCGTCGACCTGCTCGCCCGTCACCTGTACTCGAGCCCGCGCGTCTACCTGCGCGAGCTCCTGCAGAACGGCGTGGACGCCATCACCGCGCGCCGGGACGTCGCCGGTGAGGACGCCCCTGCCGCGATCCGGCTGCGGCCCCTGCCCGACGGTTCGCTCGAGGTCACCGACACGGGCATCGGGCTGACGCTCGCCGAGGCGGGCGACCTGCTGGCCACGATCGGGCGCAGCTCCAAGCGCGACGTCGAGCTCGGCACGGGCCGCGAGGAGTTCCTGGGCCAGTTCGGCATCGGTCTGCTGTCCGCGTTCATGGTCGCCGACGAGATCGAGCTCACGTCCCGCTCGGCACGCCTCCTGCCCGACGGCGCAGCTCCCGCCCCGGTGCGCTGGCGCGGGTTCGCGGACGGCAGCTACGAGCTGACCGAGGTCGCGGGCGACGACCCCACGGTGCCCGCCGAGCCGGGCAGCGTCGTCCGCCTGCGCCCGCGCCGCGACATGGAGCACTGGCTCGCTCCCGAGACCGTCACGGCTCTCGCGCAGGACTTCGGGTCGCTGCTGCCGGTCGACCTCCAGGTCGAGGTCCGCCTCGACCTGGGCACGACCGACGAGGTTCACGGGGCCGGCGGGGGCGGCACGGCCGACCACGCCGTCGACGGGTCCCTCGCGGCCGCCGTCGGCGAGACGTCGCCCACGGTCTGGCGTCGGCTGAGCGGCAAGGAGCTTCCGTGGAGGGAGCAGCACGCGACGCCCGCCGAGCGCGACGCGGCACTGACGCGGTACGCCGAGCAGACGCTCGGCTTCACGCCGCTGGCCCGCATCGACCTCGACCTCCCGCTCGCGGGCCTGACGGGCGTCGCGTACGTGCTGCCCGCGGCGGTCTCCCCCACGACGCCGTCGAGCCACCGCGTGTACCTCAAGCGCATGCTCCTGGGGACCCGGGTCGACGACCTCCTGCCGCCGTGGGCGTTCTTCGTCCGCTGCGTCCTGGACGCCTCCGCGCTGCGCCCCACCGCGTCGCGCGAGGGGCTCTACGAGGACGAGGTCCTGCTCGCGACGCGCGAGGCCCTCGGCGCCCAGGTCCGGGAGTGGGCGCTGGCCACGCTGGCCGAGAACTCCCCCGCGAGCCGCGCGTTCCTGCGCGTGCACCACCTCGCCGTGCGGGCTCTCGCCCTCCAGGACGACGACATGCTCGACCTCGCGGCCCGGGTCCTGCCGTTCGAGACCACCGAGGGGACGGGCACGCTCACTGACCTGGCCGCCACCCTGCCGGAGGGGGCCCGCCTCCTGTGGACCCCCAGCGTCGAGGAGTTCCGCCGCGTCGCGCCCGTCGCCGCGGCCCAGGGGCTCGGGCTCGTCAACGGCGGGTACGTCTACGACGCGGACCTGCTCGAACGCGTCTCACGACGCTTCCCGCAGTGGCGGTTGTCCCCCGTGACGGCGCACGACGTCTCGCAGGCGCTCCTGGAGGTGGACCCGCTGCGCGAGCTCGAGGTCGCCGACGCCGTCCGGGCCGTCGACGGCGCGCTCGCGCCGCAGGACTGCGAGGCGATCGTGCGCGCGTTCGAGCCCTCGGCGCTGCCCGCGATGCTCCTGCACGACCGCGACGGGGACCACCAGCGCGAGGCGCAGGTCACCGCGGAGGCCGCCGACGACGTCTGGGGTCAGGTGCTCGCGGGACTCGCGGGTCCTGCCCGTTCCCGGCAGCTCGTGCTCAACGACACCAACGAGACCGTCCGGTCGCTCCTCGCGACGACCGACCCGCAGGTGCTCGAGGCCGGCGCCCAGTCCCTGTACGTCACCGCGCTGCTGCTCTCCGGCCGGCCCCTGCGGGCCTCGGAGGCCACCCTCATGAACGGCTCGCTCGGGGTCCTGCTCGACCGCGCGCTGCGCCCCGGCACGACCCCCCTGGAGGAGAACCGATGA
- a CDS encoding diaminopimelate epimerase, with product MSQPPPRPTTRFAKGHGTRNDFVLIADLEGSRDLDAEQVRALADRRSGIGGDGVIRLVPTAYVPESAQVLAEDPDAIWFMDYRNADGSIAEMCGNGVRVFAAFAERLGLVDLDATDAAPGDDATEAAAPRVLAVGTRAGVKYVRKEANGWYAVDMGPWFLPGGRTALDEGFDAAVAISGWEVPRPALSVDLGNPHTVLALPQEDELAAADLTQAPVVSPLPPHGTNVELVVPLGEEVSVDGTVVGRLRMRVHERGVGETESCGTGACAAALAVRAWGGPASPDVWLVDVPGGTVRVTALEGGRVELAGPAEIVFGAEIDLAALTR from the coding sequence ATGAGCCAGCCGCCGCCCCGTCCCACGACCCGTTTCGCCAAGGGCCACGGGACCCGCAACGACTTCGTCCTCATCGCGGACCTCGAGGGAAGCCGTGACCTCGACGCCGAGCAGGTCCGGGCGCTCGCGGACCGCCGGTCCGGGATCGGCGGCGACGGCGTCATCCGGCTCGTGCCCACCGCCTACGTGCCCGAGTCCGCGCAGGTCCTCGCCGAGGACCCCGACGCGATCTGGTTCATGGACTACCGCAACGCGGACGGTTCGATCGCCGAGATGTGCGGCAACGGGGTGCGCGTCTTCGCGGCCTTCGCCGAGCGGCTCGGCCTCGTGGACCTCGACGCGACCGACGCCGCCCCCGGCGACGACGCGACGGAGGCCGCCGCTCCCCGCGTGCTCGCGGTGGGCACGCGCGCGGGCGTCAAGTACGTGCGCAAGGAGGCGAACGGCTGGTACGCCGTGGACATGGGCCCGTGGTTCCTGCCGGGCGGTCGCACGGCCCTCGACGAGGGCTTCGACGCCGCGGTCGCGATCTCGGGCTGGGAGGTCCCGCGCCCCGCGCTGAGCGTCGACCTGGGCAACCCCCACACGGTCCTCGCGCTGCCGCAGGAGGACGAGCTCGCGGCGGCCGACCTCACGCAGGCACCGGTCGTCTCGCCGCTGCCCCCGCACGGCACCAACGTCGAGCTGGTCGTCCCGCTCGGCGAGGAGGTCTCGGTCGACGGGACCGTCGTCGGACGCCTGCGGATGCGCGTGCACGAGCGCGGCGTGGGCGAGACCGAGTCCTGCGGCACGGGGGCCTGCGCCGCGGCGCTCGCGGTCCGTGCCTGGGGCGGCCCGGCCTCGCCCGACGTGTGGCTCGTCGACGTGCCGGGCGGCACGGTGCGCGTGACCGCCCTGGAGGGCGGCCGCGTCGAGCTCGCCGGACCCGCGGAGATCGTGTTCGGGGCGGAGATCGACCTGGCTGCCCTCACGCGCTGA